CCTGAAACCGGTACAAACCCCTAAAGCGCCCCCGGCTATCGGCCCTTACAGCCAGGCCATCGTGGCCGGGGGCATGGTGTTCTGCTCGGGCCAGATTCCCCTCAACCCCGCAGGCGAGCTGGTTGCCGGCGATGTAGAGGCCCAAACCCGCCAGGTGATGCAGAACCTCACGGCGGTCCTGGAGGCCGCTGGCACCTCCTGGGCCAAGGTGGTGCAGACCACCTGCTACCTGGCCGACATGAACGACTTCCCCGCCTTCAACCGGGTCTACGCCGAGTACGTGCAGGAGCCCTACCCGGCCCGGGCCACCGTGCAGGTGGCCCGCTTACCGCGCGATGTGAGGGTCGAGGTGGCCTGCATCGCCCTGCTATGAACCTCTACGAGCGGTTTCTGGCCCAGGACGTGCGGGCCTTGGCCCGGGCCCTCACCCTGGTGGAGGCGGGCTACCCTGAGGGCCAGGCCCTCCTGCAGCGGCTGCGGGGGCGGGGCAAGGCCCGGGTGGTGGGCCTGACCGGAAGCCCGGGGTCCGGCAAGAGCAGCCTGACCGACCGGCTCATCGAGGAGGCCCGCCGGCGGGACGAGCGGGTGGCGGTGCTGGCGGTGGACCCCAGCAGCCCCTTCACCGGAGGGGCCATCCTGGGCGACCGCATCCGCATGATGCGCCACCACCAGGACCCCAAGGTCTTCATCCGCTCGCTGGCCAGCCGGGGGGCCCTGGGGGGGCTGGCAGGGGCCACTGTGGCTGCGCTGGCGCTGCTCGAGGCCTTCGGCTTCGACCGCATCTTCGCGGAGACGGTGGGGGTGGGCCAAAGCGAGGTGGACATCGCC
The DNA window shown above is from Meiothermus sp. QL-1 and carries:
- a CDS encoding RidA family protein, whose product is MSLKPVQTPKAPPAIGPYSQAIVAGGMVFCSGQIPLNPAGELVAGDVEAQTRQVMQNLTAVLEAAGTSWAKVVQTTCYLADMNDFPAFNRVYAEYVQEPYPARATVQVARLPRDVRVEVACIALL